One Candidatus Zixiibacteriota bacterium genomic window, CGTTCGATCAGGACTTGGGCTTCCGCCAAGGTGTAGAAGATCTCCCCATTCAAAAGCTCATCTCTCAGCTTACCATTGAACGACTCGACATAGCCGTTCTCCCAGGGGGATCCC contains:
- a CDS encoding transposase; translation: GSPWENGYVESFNGKLRDELLNGEIFYTLAEAQVLIERWRKHYNQRRPHSSLGYRTPAPEAIQPPNPLTLAIA